CTTTAAATTCAAAAGATTACCACCTAGTTGGAAATGTGACCTCCCGTTTCCCCGCTGCCCCCGCCATGCTCACCGTAAATGATCTCAAGCTGCTGCACACGGTCCATCGAGCTGGTCAGTGCCATTAGCGGGTGCTGGCCGAACGGCTCCTCAGCACCTTTGTTCTCGTAGGCCAGAATGGTGTCGAACTGATCCATGAGGAACTGCACCTTGGCCGCCACGTAAGCCCTCTGCACGCCGATGTGTGACAACAAaaacagtcattaaaaaaagatgCTGATGTGCTACGGAGATACTGTTACATTAAGCAGGATCAACATGGGAGAGCAAACACGGGCAAGCGGCTCTTTACAACTTGTGTGTATAATTTGTGACCCACCTTGCAGCTTGTGCAGGTGCAAAGCTCGGCGCGCCAGCTGTACGGCCAGAACACGGCTCCCTGTCTcagcctctcctcccccccctggTCCTGCAGCCCCTTCAGCCTGCATGCCTCCGACTTGGCCTTGGCCTTGGCAGTGCTGCCCATCATCTGCTCGTGGGTCCGTTTGCCCGGGGAGTCCTGGTTCACCGCTTCCTAAGATGCAAATAGCAGGAGAGGCAAGGGTGAGTTACTGTGTTACACTGCCAGGAGGGATAGAGGATAACACCTGGGCTTTGTGAGACATCGCTGCACACAGCACTGCAGACTCATCCAGGGGATGTCTCAAGGAGACTGACACGATGACATGATTGGGCGATGAAAATCACCAGTTTACAGTAAGCTGTCCTGTGAAGCCTGGCCAAAGCCGTCTGCAGAGCAGGAGAAGCAGTGCCTCATGGGTCATTTCTCCTCTAATTACCCAGAGAAGGGGAACGCACGATAACAGGAACTGGAGCCTGCTCTCTGAGTCAGAGCTATAATCCCCTCATTGCTCTCCAGCCCCACCTAGTGGCAGGCTGGCatcaattgtttaaaaaaaaaaaaagatccatcTCGCAATGGTAGCTTAAAGAAACGTATAAAAATCTTACTTCGAGGAATATGTTCACTAACTTTTGTGTAACCCTGCTGACAATCCTTCTTGACGGAGGTAATGATAACCGCAAACAAGAATCATGAGGATATGACAAGGGTAGATAATTTGGTTCTGTCACAGTAACCATAAGGTGTAATATTTCTCTAATTAAACACAAACTTTTCAAAGGCACAACTTAACCACCTGGTAAACACTATtgtaaaatgtcatgaaaaacagaaaaatggtTTGAgttgtgcttttaaaaaaaaatgattgcaGGGGCCTAGACACACTGATCACTCCACTCCCCAGCATTACATGCCAGGAGATTAAAAATGCTGTAAATGGGTTCAATATTTTCAGTAATCCTTTTGCTGAAACTCTTCATTTAATAGATGCTGACATAACAGTTGTTTAAGGCTACAAATGTGAGTGATGAcgtcaaatgttttttcattttcatttttcatcaaCAGTTATAACATGCTTTCTACTTATCAGTCATTTGTACTGTTGTACATTTGTGATCTCATAAATGgaggaaagaaaatattttttctttgtgaaaGTACAAACCCTCCATTTTAAGATGGAAACATATGTTTTCATTAGCTTTGTCTCTAACCTCCTGCATTGTGTCCTCAACACTGGTCATTGCTTCTTCCCCACTTTGCCTGGAttcctctttgtctccttgCTCCTCAACCTcgagctcctccccctcctcctcctcgacctcctcctcagcctcctcagaaTGACTGGCGCTGATCACCGGTGGCACTGAAGGCCGAAACATGAGTGGAGAAATGACTTTCAGAACGTTACTGTCAAAAGTTGAGACACACAGGTTTGTTATTGGGAGGATGAGTTACCTGCAAAGTGAGCGGCGTACGTCCATAGAACAGGAGTCTTGTTCATGCACGCCTCACACACCAtctcctgcagctcttcaggttcCACTGTAGAGCAGCCCAGGTGCTGTAAGGGACCACATGAAGAGCAGATGACTTGAAGTGCAGTTCAAATGCAGATCAGAACAAAGGAAGCACTCAGAAACCCTTTCACTTTAATTAGAGCCTGAAGGATACAGGTTTTTAGGGGCTGATTCTGCTGCCAATATTTGGGAGTAAGAATTTTTTGATACCAATTATATGGGCCAATATAGacatatatttaaaagcaatgaTTCCTTTGATGTTATTAAACCCTTATGCCAAATAAAGGTAATTGAGGGttgatatttcacagtttaacTAGAAACTTGTATTATAAACAActataaatgaatagaaaacacattcaatcaaatatatagaacattaataaagaaaattaacACTTGTATGaaagttttcatgttttcttgtaTTTTGGCTGATTTtgatcaaaacaaacagacatgtgCTTACCCTGCTATGAAACCAGTCCTCACAGACAACACACTGAATCATCTCATCGCTGACCTGTTGAGtaatttttgaaaaacaatgttCATAGTGACAgatcagagacaaacaaacagtagATTTAATTAATATGTGATTTGCATGAGAAAAATCAAAGAGGAATACGTCATCGTCCTCGTCTGGGTACGGCCGATCACACGTGCAGTAACAGCCACTGAAGTTGTGGTTGTatagatttctgacattttcctcGTCCTTGGCCTGTGAAtagaagaagcagaggaacttCAGCATCCATGAGGTGCAACACAAGAACACAAGCTGGGTGATGAAGCCTCAGTTCGGTAAAAAGGCAGCAGACTCACACTCATCAGCTGACACTTGAAATCGCCAAACTTGCTATTTCCGCAATCACAGCGAAAATttctacaaaaagaaaaaagatttcaAATTACTTATCGCACCACAGATTCAATGATGTAAAACCTGTATCCTAAATACCTTTTGGTGTACAGCTCAAAGATGTCGTGTCCATCGTGGCACTTGTTGGCACAGGCCAGACATATCCCAGCAGGCTCTGCAGCACTGGGGGTGCAGGTGTTGCAGGCAAACACAGCCTGTCTCTTCACATAGCCCTGCAACAGTCAACACAGGAGGTGGAGATAAACACGTTATTTACAACATCATGTCATAaagaactttttattttatactctCTAACAGAAGGAAATATAGACTATCAGGGTAAATAGACGTGCTGCAGTGGTACTAAGCAAGACAATGGCATTTTATTATAGTTTAATCGGTGTCCCATACATAATACAAACCAATATAGCAACAACAATACTATACTGTGGAACAacattatatatttgtataacaCTGCAGCTAGAGGAGGACTCTGGCTGCGGAGATGCGGTGCAGGAGGTTTTTCTTACCCGGGGATAGGAGCAGTTTTCTGGGTCGCTTCCTGCCAGAACACACAAAGCTGTCTCCAGGTCCTCCGCGCTGTAGTCAGCGTCGAGGAGATCGGACTCTTCTTTGTTTTCAGCCATTCTGgattaaaacaaactaaaaggTCGGtgaaggacagacacacaaagacaggagCACACGACTGAgcgtgagcagcagcagcacggtgTTGACAAACGGCTGTAACGGGCGGGAGAGTGGGGCTTAGACCACGTGGAGGAAGTGACGTAAGAGATGTACAGATCAACAATCAATAGATGATAGtaaattagtttgttttttcacttgCGTGTAACGTAAAATACTTAATTATAAATGTGGCATTTGGATTATTTTTGCATGAGTTTAAAGAGTGTCTGAAGACGTTTTTTGATtcggaaaaaaaaaggttatattTAATCTATTTAAGAAGGAATAAtggggcccgagcactgacagtgaggccctatttaAATTgtgaggattattattcaggcaaattaattggctttttaagggttttaacatgctcaaattcttaccaaaatttgcagaaaatttgaaagcGGGGAAAATTATCGTATTCTGGTGGAATTTTCCATcggcgttgcaaaatggctcaacggtgccccccgagaccccagGAACATGTTCAAATTGACGGATCTTGACAAAAATcaaccagacaaacaaaaaagtctgaggtgcaattggaaaaacgcaaaaggaagcctgctattttgcgtttagtggccattttggccatattccacattttaactttgaggtacttgtaccagggcttacatcagatcaacttcaaattgagatggagtggcgtcaaagtttgatacacaccaataaaacatgatgttctgtatcttggacatacatggaccatgaatcctttgaagctGAGCCGTAActaacaactccactcctgctgtgtcagtggtcataggtcaaaggaatctttataggccaatttatgcttttgcgtattttgtaaaacggatagataagaccgccctatccgtcgtggaacgccctctccgagcgtgTCGGAGAGCTTtacgtacacgtctgatttttctgactctccgtcttcatgttggagacccgacggacagctcttggctgtgattggtccgcgaacgacatcatttccgtatgacgtcatttccgtacgacgtcatttctgttcgacgtcatttccggcctcaaacgtcctgcttgacagctaacccaaacacaactatgattctacgattaatgtgacgtgtgtgttaatccagcggagttgtccggctgacggtggctcgttcgagcactgacggcatgtgtgcacggtcacagacggttataacgagctttcaaaacggcgctagcaggctaggctagcgggctaggatagccaccatgctaactgcggtggtaacagtgcaagaacccgccgtcacgactttaattccacttctatcatgacactgtttctataataccgtcaggttagaagcaaacactggatagtagtagttagtgccaggactccctgctgactgtgtgtggaagctggggggagctaggtccgtgtagcttctagctacatgtagcctcaagcagattcaagctgtggaatc
This Limanda limanda chromosome 12, fLimLim1.1, whole genome shotgun sequence DNA region includes the following protein-coding sequences:
- the LOC133015751 gene encoding putative E3 ubiquitin-protein ligase UBR7 codes for the protein MAENKEESDLLDADYSAEDLETALCVLAGSDPENCSYPRGYVKRQAVFACNTCTPSAAEPAGICLACANKCHDGHDIFELYTKRNFRCDCGNSKFGDFKCQLMSAKDEENVRNLYNHNFSGCYCTCDRPYPDEDDDVSDEMIQCVVCEDWFHSRHLGCSTVEPEELQEMVCEACMNKTPVLWTYAAHFAVPPVISASHSEEAEEEVEEEEGEELEVEEQGDKEESRQSGEEAMTSVEDTMQEEAVNQDSPGKRTHEQMMGSTAKAKAKSEACRLKGLQDQGGEERLRQGAVFWPYSWRAELCTCTSCKRAYVAAKVQFLMDQFDTILAYENKGAEEPFGQHPLMALTSSMDRVQQLEIIYGFNEMTTALTAFLQQCVTEGKTLTAEAVHEFFDELRAKKKRRTDKE